One Hypomesus transpacificus isolate Combined female chromosome 6, fHypTra1, whole genome shotgun sequence DNA segment encodes these proteins:
- the LOC124468838 gene encoding adenylate kinase 7-like, whose product MAEEKKEIHRTKRIFVNNIDTYSSKYIAKFLSTCIAGQSLEEVDTAVDDEDKPIQEPSLRDGTFQVVGTVATKEGNDDTFALEQYSSSSREELLLRLLECDVVVYNISEKATPELIDEATWALTAIHAQMDGWTSQKMFILVSSVMTWALSTSDDPELPFTEDDYRKKKPHPNFKEHTNLEKLLLKLGKVKKSKLTCYVVAAGLQYGMGENMFHFFFKASWQGGFAKVPIFGRGTNVIPTVHINDLAGVIQNVIDHKPKIHYFLAVDDSNNTYEDIVKAISLALGPGKINTVPKEEAYITKALTSSDLDYFSVNLRIEPALIKENFNLRWVSEAGVVENINAVVEEYKKLRHLLPVTICLMGPPSVGKSTVAKKLCKHYKLHHIKIKDTIDEKLAFLEDGANVGLESEAEDSGSSTQDLLNALKDNMTQNDGRLEDLYVNRILRDKLNSKQCRNQGYVLDGYPKTYIQAKDLFYEQDMESMYSPSSKIPVYNKKIIPEFVFSLEASDNFLTDRVQNLPESLVENTRYRRDEFLQRLEKYREMNVEDETVLNYFDELEIHPEHIEVKDSQDVEYAAVVEKIMKVVGPSRNYGPTPEEKEAQDRRIAQERKHTTALEAAENKRRKAAIAAKMTAQLDEWNRHVAEVKRQEYELQEARSVPLRNYLMQYVMPTLTKGMVECSKAKPDDPVDFLAEYLLRDTSQD is encoded by the exons ATGgctgaagaaaagaaagaaattcATCGGACTAAACGTATTTTCGTCAACAATATCGATACTTATTCATCAAAGTATATTGCAAAG TTTTTGTCAACCTGCATAGCTGGACAGTCCTTGGAAGAGGTGGACACTGCAGTAGATGACGAAGACAAACCCATTCAGGAGCCTTCACTTAGAGATGGAACATTTCAAGTCGTTGGAACCGTTGCAACCAAAGAGGGAAACGATGACACTTTTGCCCTGGAACAGTATTCA TCATCAAGTCGTGAAGAGCTGTTGTTGCGCCTTTTGGAATGTGATGTAGTGGTTTACAACATCTCAGAAAAAGCAACGCCAGAGTTAATTGATGAAGCGACATGGGCTTTGACTG CAATTCATGCACAGATGGACGGATGGACTTCTCAGAAGATGTTTATCCTGGTGTCATCTGTGATGACATGGGCGTTGAGCACTTCG GATGACCCAGAATTACCTTTCACAGAGGACGACTACCGTAAGAAGAAGCCTCACCCGAACTTCAAGGAGCACACCAATCTGGAGAAACTGTTGCTCAAACTGGGAAAAGTG AAAAAGTCCAAGTTGACCTGTTATGTGGTAGCTGCAGGTCTTCAGTACGGCATGGGAGAAAACATGTTTCACTTCTTCTTCAAG GCGTCATGGCAAGGAGGGTTTGCAAAAGTTCCCATTTTTGGTCGAGGCACAAATGTTATCCCTACTGTCCATATCAACGATCTTGCCGG GGTGATCCAGAATGTTATTGACCACAAGCCGAAGATACACTATTTCCTTGCTGTAGATGACTCCAACAACACATATGAAGATATTGTGAAG GCTATAAGTCTTGCACTGGGACCTGGCAAAATCAACACAGTCCCCAAAGAAGAGGCTTACATCACCAAGGCTTTGACT TCGTCTGATCTGGATTACTTCAGTGTTAACCTACGGATAGAACCGGCCTTAATTAAAGAGAATTTCAACCTCCGCTGGGTGTCAGAGGCAGGAGTAGTTGAAAACATTAATGCTGTCGTGGAAGAATACAAAAAACTGAGACATCTGCTT CCAGTGACAATCTGCCTAATGGGGCCACCCTCAGTGGGGAAAAGTACAGTTGCAAAGAAACTGTGCAAGCATTACAAACTGCACCACATTAAGATCAAAGACACCATCGATGAGAAACTAGCTTTTCTG GAAGATGGAGCGAATGTGGGTCTGGAGAGTGAGGCTGAAGACTCTGGCAGCTCTACTCAGGACCTGCTTAATGCCTTGAAGGACAACATGACTCAAAATGACG GCCGTCTGGAGGATCTATATGTGAACCGCATTCTGCGGGACAAGCTGAACTCAAAGCAATGCCGAAACCAAGGGTATGTTCTTGATGGCTACCCGAAAACCTATATCCAAGCCAAGGATTTGTTCTATG AACAAGACATGGAATCAATGTACAGTCCCAGTAGTAAAATTCCTGTGTACAACAAAAAGATAATTCCAG AGTTTGTTTTCTCCTTGGAGGCATCAGACAACTTTCTGACAGACAGAGTACAGAACCTTCCAGAAAGTTTGGTGGAAAACACGCGTTACAGACGGGATGAGTTCCTGCAGCGTCTGGAGAAGTATAGGGAGATGAACGTGGAGGACGAAACTGTTCTGAACTACTTTGATGAGCTGGAGATTCACCCAGAGCATATAG AGGTCAAAGATTCACAAGATGTTGAGTATGCCGCAGTCGTTGAAAAGATCATGAAGGTGGTGGGGCCATCCAGGAACTACGGGCCCACcccggaggagaaggaggcccagGACAGGAGGATAGCACAGGAGAGGAAGCACACGACGGCTCTGGAGGCAGCAGAGAACAAGCGCAGAAAGGCGGCCATAGCTGCTAAAATGACTGCTCAGCTGGACGAGTGG AACCGGCACGTGGCTGAGGTTAAAAGGCAGGAATACGAGCTGCAGGAGGCCCGATCCGTCCCACTGAGGAACTACCTGATGCAGTATGTGATGCCGACTCTCACCAAGGGTATGGTAGAGTGCAGCAAAGCTAAACCAGATGATCCTGTTGACTTTTTG GCTGAATATCTTCTTCGGGACACTTCACAAGATTAA